GACCGGCGCCGTAGTCAGCTCGCGCGCCAACCGCACCGCCCCGGTGATCGAGCCGGCCGCCGCGATGTGGTTTTCCTTGATCAGAACGCCGTCGTACAGGCCGAGGCGGTGATTGTGACAGCCGCCGACGGTAACCGCATATTTCTGCGCCTGCCTGAGCCCCGGAATGGTTTTGCGGGTGTCGAGCACCTTGCAGCCGGTTCCGGCAACGGCCTCGGCGTATTGGCTGGCGGCGGTCGCGGTCGCGGACAACGTCTGCAGCAGGTTGAGCGCGGTACGCTCGCCGGTCAGCAGGGCACGGGCCGGACCGGCCAACCGGCACAACACGGCGCCGGCTTTGACCGCCTCGCCTTCCGCGCACAGCCAGTCGATACGGACGGCAGGGTCCAGTTCCTTGAAGACCGCGCCGAACCAGGCCTGCCCGCACACGACCATCGGCTCGCGCGTCACAACCTCCGCTTCGGCGGTGACGGTACTCGGCACGATCGCGGCGGTGAGGTCGCCGGAACCGATGTCTTCTTCAAGGAAAGGCCGTATATCGGGCGTTGTCGGAGATGTCATGAAGCCTGCCGAATGGGTGGAAATACGCTATTTTGCACTGGACGACCGAATCACGGCGCCCGAAGTTTCCATGCGCTGCCGGATCGCCTGCGCCAGCTGATGCACAGCCATCGCATATTTATCGCTGTTGTTATAGCGTTTGATCACCTTGAAATTGGGATAGGTGCGCCAGTGCTCCGGGCCGTCGTAAGTGCTCAGCTCGATCACCGGACCTTCCGCCCGGGAGCCGTTGCTCGGTCTGGCGACCGGGTTGTTATAGTGCCAGCCGTTCTTGGAAAAATAGTGCGCGACACTGCCGATCGCGTCGTGCGGATGCCAGAGGTCGCGCCGGCCGTCGCTGTTGAAGTCGATCGCCAGCCGGCGGAAGCTGCTCGGCATGAACTGGCCGTAGCCCATTGCGCCGGCCCAGGAGCCTTTC
The genomic region above belongs to Methylomicrobium agile and contains:
- the nadC gene encoding carboxylating nicotinate-nucleotide diphosphorylase codes for the protein MTSPTTPDIRPFLEEDIGSGDLTAAIVPSTVTAEAEVVTREPMVVCGQAWFGAVFKELDPAVRIDWLCAEGEAVKAGAVLCRLAGPARALLTGERTALNLLQTLSATATAASQYAEAVAGTGCKVLDTRKTIPGLRQAQKYAVTVGGCHNHRLGLYDGVLIKENHIAAAGSITGAVRLARELTTAPVEVEVETLEQLREALAAAPDRIMLDNFSLDDLRAAVRITGGRVELEASGNIGLGNIRTIAETGVDYISIGALTKHVKAADLSMRIKLAQG